The DNA sequence AGGGTAACCGGGGTTGTATCGGAAGGACAGTAATTGACAAACTGAGGAGGAAGGATCACACCGGGATTGACATAGATCGTAAAGCCAATGTTTGCTGACCCAATAATCGGGCAACCATCATCTTCCAATGCGATATTCACATAATAAATACCTGTATCTGCCAAGGTGGTAGGCCAAGAGAAGGAACCAATCAGGCTATTGCCTGGACCATTGTTGATATTATAGGTGACCCCAGTGATATTTCCGGCATCTCCTGTCATGGTAAGGTTGTCGTTCGGGTTGAGCACATCCTCACCATCAATATCGAAACTCAGCGTATTGCCAGCACACACAGAGAATACATTTCCGTTGAGTTGGCCTCCAGAAATATTGTAGGGTGCACTCAAGCTAGGCGGATCGTTCAAACATTCAATTACGACCATCTGAAGATCCCGCATGGTGGTACCAATCAGTTGTCCATTTCGGTATTCTTTCACCAAGATAGACACGATTCCCTGCTGAATGGCATCGGGGGTAAAGGCTATCTGCCCAGTCACTGGATCGAAGTTAAATGCTCCGGGAGGAGAGGTAGACATCGGATAACCGACGCTAAATCCACCCATATAGGGGATATTGAATGCGGCTCCATTCCCAAAGTCCAAGGGATTGACCAATTCGAAGACTAGGCTGTCTCCATCTGGATCGACTGCTCCATTATTGAAAATAAATGGATTGTCCTTACAGATATAAGGAACTGGAGGCACTGTAAAGTAAGGGGAATTGTTACAGACAACATCCAAGTTATTCAGATTCCCCTCGATATACATCCGGGTTTGAGTCGAAATCACCGAGTTGGTGATAGCATAATTCCGGCAACACAGCCTCCAATGGAGATTCCAATCCGGGCATTGCTGCGGGAAGGTGTAGGTCAGCTCGTAGACATGCTGCTGAACCCCGGGCAAGATTCCATTAGGTCGACATGTACTCAATGGCTGCTGAGCCGGACACAAAGGGGATAGTTCCAAGACACTTGTTCGATTGGCCACCTGTACCGAACTGGCAACCCCACAAGAATCCGATTTGATATGGATGTTTTGCGTGCTTTGAAGCTCGGCCCCTTCACAGTCTCGGTATACTACCAATCGGATCAAATAGGTATTGCCCCCCAAACACTCCCAAGACAAGTCAGCTCCCATGTTATGGGTAGCATGCGCCTCTTGACTGGGTGCGAGAAGCAAGAATAATAGACACCCGGCAATCGACAAGATCGACCGGAAAGCGTGTTTCACACAGAGCATAATGCCAGATTTTTACACAGCGACTAGGGAAAACAGAAACTATACTATATCAGGTACCAAAAATACAATTCCCCGACTTGTCAAAAATAGAAAAAACACCGCGATTACAAATAACCCTCATTATCAGTCAATTCCCAGAAATTCAACCGCTTAACTTTTCGGACAATTCCAAAATGGGTTAAATCTGGTTCCACTTGTAAGGAATACCGCAAAAATGTCCAATAAATGAAGAGTCAAATGAACGAAATGGCGTGCTTTTGCATGAGTCTGTCTAGACTCAAATCGGGGAATGAGCCTGCTAGAGGTACCCAAATAGGATCTTTCTGAGTGATCTTGGCCGAAGAACTGGCCGAAAAAAGGCGTGCGATTAGGAGAGAGGAGAAATATGCCCATCTACTGGGCAAAGCATGCCAAGGCATGCCGATCAGGTTTTGATCAGCTTGCCTTGGTAAACTTTTCCGTTGTAAGAAACAACGTAGAAATAGATTCCGGGAGGAAGCATTTGGATATCGAACAAATGCACATCTCCAGGGCCCATTTCCCAAAAATCGTGAACTTGGCGTTGCCAGTTCCCATCGAATATTTCCATGTGGACTTGCGCAAGGAATTCGAGGTCCTTGAGGCCCACTTTCAAGAAGTCGGGAGAAGGATTAGGATAAACCGATACTACCTTGGTCGGATCGTATTGGAAGCGTAATACTTCCGTCTCGAAGGAGAATCCATCTCGGTGCTTTACGACCAATTTGTAGTAATTGACACCGGCCTCAGCTTCGTTGATCACCAATCCATAATCCACCCATTCAAAGGAAACGTCCTGCCCCATTACAGAATCAATCGGCTGGAAGTCCGTTCCATTCAGGCTATGCATCAATACCAATTGAGTGGTTTTCCATTCAGTGGTGGTGGCCCAAGTGAACAATATATCGCTTCCATCCTGTTCCGCTGCGAATCCTTCGATTGGACGAGGATAGGTAGCTCCGTATGCTTTTCCATCGCCGCCTGTACCAATCCCGTAAGCGGTCAGACGCTCCACCATCATAGTGGCTGCGTAGCGATGTTGCTCAATTTTCAGTTGCCATTGGTTTTGGGTAGGCGCAGTTCCGTGGCGATATTCTTTGAACGCCTCCATATTGATGCCCCGATGGCGGTCTTGTGGTTCGAATTGATCTGCAGGAATAGCGAACATCAGGACATCCGCAGGATCTTGCATCATTCCATCCACAACTCCTTGCTGCAGATCCCAATAATCAGTCTCATCGAAATACAACCGCATTTCCAAAGGAGAAGTAGGCTGTACCAAAGGTTCCACCACGATAAATCTACCGGCAGTTCGCCATCCCAATTGGTTCAAGGCATACCCCGCTTCGCTAAAGTCATGACCACCATCTCCGTATTTGGGGGTAACCAGCATCCTGACGCCAGCAGCAGGAATTTCCGCACCTGAGAAATCAAGATCCTTGAATGATGCAATCAGAATATCCTCTGTAGTTTGCGGTGCTGATTCGGCCTTTTTCCAGTAGTGGGTCCAACCAAAATCATCTTGGCAAGCAAAGTCAGCTACAAATAGTCCGGCAGTGGATGCTGTGTATTGGGGCGCTCGGCAAGCTTGGACAGCGCTAAAGCAGATATTATCCAGGTACAGGTTTTGACTGTATTCGCCTTCCAATTCCACCTCGATAGCAACCCGAATTTCCTCTCCCAAAAATGCTGAGAGATCGATTGTCTGGGTTGCCCATTCGGAACAGGCATCTGGTTCCCATCCAATGATACTTGGATCAAATGCTGTTGCTGATGTTTCTAGGCCAGCACCGGCTTCTTCATACAGCAAGACAAAGTCTGATTCGCAAGATTTGCGCACCCATACACGGAGTCTTAGATCCTTGCCGGGATCGCTCTCTTTGTAGGCATAGTCAAAGGAAAAGCTCGCTTCAGAAGTACCTCCCAAATCGATGGGGCGACTTACCAGCCAATCACTCGTTCCTTGCTCATCTGCACCCGTTCCTAGCCCATCGTTCCAAATTCCACTGGTATTGTATCGAATGACCTGCTGGCCAGTATTGACACAGCTCGTCATTTGGTAGGCTTCGAAACCCACGATTCCGTCCTCATCACCCACAACCCAGCCTTCCGGCATCAAGGCGTCCTCTACGTCAACACAGTAATCGTTTCCATAAACTGGAAGTGCATCTGAAAGGGCGATGAATTGTCCTCCTCGCTTGTTGTTGGTTCTATCGTAGTCAGAAGAGAATCCGTCAATATCCAACAAAGTACCATGAACTC is a window from the Pontibacter sp. G13 genome containing:
- a CDS encoding M43 family zinc metalloprotease, which codes for MFTFPVWQKARWLGMVTLILFGQFSSLWGQLPGEDFHDLLYQSDPAYRSNMDQLSGELYRMAVQGRDLAAGRSVLPAIPVVVHIMHLPEDSIPTIGTSNPTDAQIIQGIEWLNDAFRNRGPYAGDPLNTDAGIPSADVQIEFALASFDPSGNPTTGIIRVPTTMSDLKRDDTGNCGTGQPMHVCLKNLSRWDTKDYMNVWLLNSLCTKTNGNCDVTGSTTKAGAHGLLYDGMLLESEYWGETPEKTTVAVHEAGTYLNLFDTHYNYSCDNGNCLIDGDQICDTPPDLSGVAVDCSIGELMNSCSSDMDDTSGFSPFTTDVHDIYENFMDSGIQGCRNSFTPDQRSRMRNSLVTARASLIAIKDLTLRPILPKGRMSCETSWEPKFRVYNVGNLQVDNFILGMEFNGSSKPPIEWSGKIDPGDSVDIVFPIETLTEGSYRVHGTLLDIDGFSSDYDRTNNKRGGQFIALSDALPVYGNDYCVDVEDALMPEGWVVGDEDGIVGFEAYQMTSCVNTGQQVIRYNTSGIWNDGLGTGADEQGTSDWLVSRPIDLGGTSEASFSFDYAYKESDPGKDLRLRVWVRKSCESDFVLLYEEAGAGLETSATAFDPSIIGWEPDACSEWATQTIDLSAFLGEEIRVAIEVELEGEYSQNLYLDNICFSAVQACRAPQYTASTAGLFVADFACQDDFGWTHYWKKAESAPQTTEDILIASFKDLDFSGAEIPAAGVRMLVTPKYGDGGHDFSEAGYALNQLGWRTAGRFIVVEPLVQPTSPLEMRLYFDETDYWDLQQGVVDGMMQDPADVLMFAIPADQFEPQDRHRGINMEAFKEYRHGTAPTQNQWQLKIEQHRYAATMMVERLTAYGIGTGGDGKAYGATYPRPIEGFAAEQDGSDILFTWATTTEWKTTQLVLMHSLNGTDFQPIDSVMGQDVSFEWVDYGLVINEAEAGVNYYKLVVKHRDGFSFETEVLRFQYDPTKVVSVYPNPSPDFLKVGLKDLEFLAQVHMEIFDGNWQRQVHDFWEMGPGDVHLFDIQMLPPGIYFYVVSYNGKVYQGKLIKT